A region from the Cryptosporangium arvum DSM 44712 genome encodes:
- a CDS encoding CTP synthase C-terminal region-related (seleno)protein, whose protein sequence is MRPARIALIGDRSPHVLAHGRIPDALRQAAGEREVDVYWIASTDAARLTGLAGFDGIWAVPGGPYVDRDGVLHAVTVARTSGVPFLGTCGGFQHVLLEYARSVCGLDVEHAEQPLDAGAEPLIVALHCSLLGEEADVIVAPGTRAAQVLGAGRRVERFFCSYGLDDRFRARLEAAGLVFSAVDDEGTARMVELPGHPFFLASLFQPELSSDLHWAHPLIHAFTDAALAGVRV, encoded by the coding sequence ATGAGACCCGCGCGAATAGCTCTGATCGGCGACCGTTCCCCGCACGTCCTGGCGCACGGGCGGATCCCGGACGCACTGCGTCAGGCCGCGGGCGAACGGGAGGTCGACGTGTACTGGATCGCCTCGACCGACGCGGCCCGGCTGACCGGGCTCGCCGGGTTCGACGGGATCTGGGCCGTGCCCGGCGGCCCCTACGTCGACCGGGACGGGGTGCTGCACGCGGTGACCGTGGCCCGGACGTCGGGGGTGCCGTTCCTGGGCACGTGCGGGGGCTTCCAGCACGTGCTGCTGGAGTACGCCCGCTCGGTGTGCGGTCTCGACGTCGAGCACGCCGAGCAGCCGCTCGACGCCGGCGCGGAGCCGCTCATCGTCGCGTTGCACTGTTCGCTGCTCGGCGAGGAGGCGGACGTGATCGTGGCACCCGGCACCCGGGCCGCGCAGGTGCTCGGGGCCGGCCGCCGGGTCGAGCGGTTCTTCTGCAGCTACGGCCTCGACGACCGGTTCCGGGCCCGGTTGGAGGCGGCGGGGCTGGTGTTCTCGGCGGTGGACGACGAGGGCACAGCCCGGATGGTGGAGCTGCCCGGCCACCCGTTCTTCCTGGCTTCGCTGTTCCAGCCCGAGCTCTCGTCGGACCTCCACTGGGCCCACCCGCTCATCCACGCGTTCACCGACGCGGCACTGGCGGGCGTCAGGGTGTGA
- a CDS encoding LysR family transcriptional regulator codes for MDLRHLRSFATVARTGSFTAAAAELGFTQSAISQHVAALEADLGRRLLHRRPVRLTEAGTRLLTHAQHLLLRADVARQEILRRNAHRPATIAVTPLAAGDRLLGALGLVDLVEVVLGSADEAVSRLAAGTVDAAAVDGVTAPNGPLGVTEPGVLTRALIAETRLEVLLTADHPLATAGGVDLDSVRDARWIDAPDLRCDVPGAAAPTTTGRLRYRGTDLSLLARLVARGHGLALLPSGLAPETAGVARVPLVRPDVVHRTELLVPRGRADQLSALLAGVVAGEFTENLHE; via the coding sequence ATGGACCTGCGTCACCTGCGGTCGTTCGCCACGGTCGCGCGTACCGGCTCGTTCACCGCGGCCGCCGCCGAGCTCGGCTTCACGCAGTCGGCGATCTCCCAGCACGTCGCCGCCCTCGAAGCCGACCTGGGACGACGGCTCCTGCACCGCCGCCCGGTGCGGCTGACCGAGGCGGGCACCCGCCTGCTGACCCACGCGCAGCACCTCCTGCTCCGCGCCGACGTCGCCCGCCAGGAGATCCTCCGCCGGAACGCCCACCGGCCGGCGACGATCGCGGTGACCCCGCTGGCGGCCGGCGATCGACTCCTCGGCGCGCTCGGCCTCGTCGACCTGGTGGAAGTGGTTCTCGGCTCGGCCGACGAGGCCGTGAGCCGGCTGGCCGCCGGCACCGTCGACGCGGCCGCCGTGGACGGTGTGACCGCCCCCAACGGTCCGCTGGGAGTGACCGAGCCCGGCGTTCTGACCCGCGCGTTGATCGCCGAGACGCGGCTGGAGGTGCTGCTGACCGCCGACCACCCGCTCGCGACCGCCGGCGGGGTCGACCTGGACTCGGTGCGTGACGCGCGCTGGATCGACGCGCCGGACCTGCGCTGCGACGTGCCCGGGGCGGCGGCCCCCACCACGACCGGCCGCCTGCGTTACCGCGGCACGGACCTCAGCCTGCTGGCCCGGTTGGTGGCCCGCGGGCACGGGCTGGCGTTGCTCCCCAGTGGACTGGCTCCGGAGACCGCCGGTGTCGCCCGGGTGCCGCTCGTCCGCCCGGACGTGGTGCACCGCACCGAACTGCTGGTTCCCCGCGGTCGGGCGGACCAGCTGAGCGCGCTGCTCGCCGGGGTGGTCGCGGGCGAATTCACGGAGAATCTCCACGAGTAG
- a CDS encoding MarR family winged helix-turn-helix transcriptional regulator: MAVDEVAASLLYQVMAVAGQVTGRMQEGLERLELTGPTANLLWVLDPEGDPQSLRRLATLLHCDPSNISLLSAQLEERGLAERRPHPRDGRVRTLVLTPEGRKVRRRLLDVVAKRSPFAELDATEQRVLQGLLAKALKSA; encoded by the coding sequence GTGGCGGTGGACGAAGTAGCGGCGTCGTTGCTGTACCAGGTGATGGCCGTGGCCGGTCAGGTCACCGGCCGGATGCAGGAGGGCCTCGAGCGGCTGGAGCTGACCGGGCCGACCGCGAACCTGCTGTGGGTGCTCGATCCCGAGGGTGACCCGCAGTCGCTGCGTAGGCTCGCCACCCTCCTGCACTGCGACCCGTCGAACATCTCGCTGCTCAGCGCGCAGCTGGAGGAGCGCGGGCTCGCCGAGCGACGCCCGCACCCCCGCGACGGCCGGGTGCGGACGCTGGTGCTGACCCCCGAGGGCCGGAAGGTCCGCCGGCGCCTGCTCGACGTCGTCGCCAAGCGCTCGCCGTTCGCCGAACTCGACGCCACGGAGCAGCGGGTGCTGCAGGGCCTGTTGGCCAAGGCGCTCAAATCTGCTTGA
- a CDS encoding zinc-binding dehydrogenase: protein MNSDPRRVRLTAAGGPDVLRVEPMSVPEPGPGQLLVAAEAAGVAFNDISTREGLNPGPRPDVLGFDVVGHVEKVGAGVEDVVVGQRVGALVGVGGYATHVVVAAGRAAPLPEGRPAEELDALVLNYLTAWQMFHRVVEPAPGQAVLVLGAAGGVGSALCQIARAAGVEVYGTSSPARRARVEANGATWVADAAVVPVKVAATFDPVGGPSLARSRRATSRSGVVVSYGFSFATGAGYSRVGAMARTVGALVRAKLTPGARVAVHTVERVVDKDPAGFRADVTALVEQLEAGVLRPEVTVLPLDRAAEAHRRLQNREVQGKLVLVP, encoded by the coding sequence ATGAACAGCGATCCTCGGCGGGTACGGCTGACCGCGGCCGGTGGCCCCGACGTGCTCCGGGTGGAGCCCATGTCGGTGCCGGAGCCCGGCCCGGGGCAGCTCCTGGTGGCGGCGGAAGCCGCCGGGGTGGCCTTCAACGACATCTCCACCCGGGAGGGGCTCAACCCCGGCCCGAGGCCCGACGTGCTGGGCTTCGACGTCGTCGGCCACGTCGAGAAGGTGGGGGCCGGCGTCGAGGACGTGGTCGTCGGCCAGCGGGTCGGCGCGCTGGTCGGCGTGGGCGGGTACGCGACCCACGTCGTGGTGGCCGCGGGACGGGCCGCGCCGCTCCCCGAGGGGCGGCCCGCCGAGGAACTCGACGCGCTCGTGCTCAACTACCTGACGGCCTGGCAGATGTTCCACCGCGTGGTCGAGCCGGCCCCGGGGCAGGCGGTGCTGGTGCTAGGCGCGGCCGGCGGCGTCGGGTCGGCGCTGTGCCAGATCGCCCGGGCCGCCGGGGTCGAGGTCTACGGCACCTCGAGCCCCGCCCGGCGGGCCCGGGTCGAGGCCAACGGCGCCACCTGGGTCGCGGACGCGGCGGTCGTGCCGGTGAAGGTCGCGGCCACCTTCGACCCGGTGGGCGGGCCGTCGCTCGCCCGTTCGCGCCGCGCCACGAGCCGTTCAGGCGTCGTCGTGTCCTACGGCTTCAGCTTCGCCACCGGGGCCGGGTACTCCCGGGTCGGCGCGATGGCGCGGACGGTCGGTGCGCTGGTCCGGGCAAAGCTCACGCCCGGCGCGCGGGTGGCGGTGCACACGGTGGAACGGGTCGTGGACAAGGATCCGGCGGGATTCCGGGCGGACGTGACCGCGCTGGTCGAGCAGTTGGAGGCCGGAGTTCTCCGGCCGGAGGTGACGGTGCTGCCGCTCGACCGGGCCGCGGAGGCACACCGCCGCCTCCAGAACCGTGAGGTGCAGGGAAAGCTAGTGCTCGTTCCCTGA